The Montipora foliosa isolate CH-2021 chromosome 6, ASM3666993v2, whole genome shotgun sequence genome includes the window ccaggtgttaagaaaattcaactttgtggctgaagttcactcacagttcatctacagcaagaaacccagtggacgattttatacgatCAAAGTTGTATGACCGCGTTACGTTACAGTCTTCAATAACAACGGCcagccaaacttattttcaaaagcaaaaacctttcgtccatcaagaccaagttgctcctgtagttcccgagaacaaagaagaatttcgttgccagttcgctggtttctgcaagatttttaaataatctgggggcagaccaacaccccatgtcaagaaaattcacagtagccaaaaccaacaaaatgatacaagaggacgcattgctacttgacatgcagacttgcgaagtaatcaatcgtgtgtcctcgaccgttgatttggaatcgctgagtgttctctccgaccttgaaaaaaaattcctctggcacccagggtatgagtcgtctaactttccacaaaatttgacaaatgctagagtgttattctccacttcgatcgatcactgtctcgatcacttcgaatctttagagtttgcgcaggcgcagttacgcgaaaaaaagccattttacgtcattattctctagccaatcagcggtttttgcgctctgtcgcTGCGAAGGAGGCTGGCCACCGAGTCCACCGAAGTGTGAGCGGGCCTGGGTACAAGCAAGATTTACTCACATGTATCTATGGAAACAAGAACCAAACGACGTCCGCCATCTTGGTCGCGAGTAAAACAACAGAATCACAGACGGATACAGAACATAACGGCGTATGATCGAACGCGTTGTCTGTAAAAATATAAGGAACAAATGGACGTTAGTATAGTAATTTAAAAAATACTGTCTTAGAGCATTTTTCGGGCTGCATTTTAAGGAAATTGAAGTCTTCTTTGTAAGCTAATGACACTTAACGTACTTTTTGCAGACGGATAAAAAACCACAGGAGCTTAAAGAAAAGCCTGCTATTGAAGAAAATGCATTCGAAGCACTTGAAAGAGATTTCCAGGAGGTAAAGTAGTATTACAATCAACGACATTTAAGACTACAGTGATGAATGCACCGTTCCTTTACTCCTGTTTACATAAATGTGCCATCTCTAAATTTAGTTAAGGGGGTTGAATCTTCTTGTTTTGTAGGTTCTTGGAGAGCTCATGGGAGACAAAAGTCTCGAGAAGTTTCGTGTGGAATATGAAAAGTTGCACAGGGCGCTGAAAAAGTCCCATGAAAGTGAAAAACGATTGATGCAAAAATGCCGAGAGCTGAATGCAGAGATTGTAGCAAACGCCTCGAAAGTTCAGACGGCTTTGAAACTCTCCCAAGAAGATCAGACAACAATAGCTTCTCTCAAAAAGGTAATATTATTTTTCCAGTAACTGAGACGAACTGTAGTCATTAGTTATTAGTGGCTAacagataatattattatggaTTTTGTAATTTTAGTCTGGACAAAAATCTGAGACTCTTATCTATAATTTTGTGGGGTGGGCTTAAGGAAAACTCTGAAAATTTAGGATGAGAGCTAAAATCAGCTGTAATTGAGTGTTGACTTTCAATTCTCATGTATGGTGTGTGTGCTTTAGGAAATTGAAAAAGCATGGAAAATGGTTGATGCAGCCCATGATAAGGAGCAGAGAGCAAGAGAAACAATCCAGTCTTTAAAACTTGAGATAGCAAATCTCAGTAAACTAGTAGAGCAAGGAGCTGGCTTAACAATGGGACAGGATCATAGGTAACTATTACATTTATCATAGCAAGAACTTACATGTATTATCAACAATAAACTCCTTGAACAATCACAGTCAAAATATATATGCCATTTGCTAGCTAGGAGGTCCGTATAGCAAAACACTGTGACCgaagtcttgaaaatgctgcctaAGGCCGACcgaccgaggtcacagtttttcgctatacggaccgacccttagctggtaaataacttatttatttttttcctccctctctcccttcctctctgGAATCAGTTTTTAAGTTGTTGACTCGCACTGTGCTTGATATCGAATGTAGTAtgaaagcgacttacaaactcaACATTTCAaacagaaatatttttatttgaattctatttccaaacctcttgtctaataaaaagtagCTTCTGAATGTAAATggatggaaatttaaggtcatcacacaAGCTAACGCAACCAAGGCTGGGATTCCACCCATCATGAGTTGGCCAGATGAGAAAATTCTGCCAGCTCCTGGAATCAaacagattgcaggatttgttgaattctgCCCACTCAcacactgagaaaaaaaatagtgTTATTGACCTTttttcatgatgatgatgatgatgatgatgatgatgatgattattattatttttagtgtCAATGAACTCTTAAAGATCAAGGATGAGTTGACCAAAGATAgagatgaaaaattttcagagataacaaAGGTAAGAAACTTCTTGTCTTTATTTtgttatgtacatgtaaaaaaaaataaaagtaataatttgacaacatcattttcattgtaGATGAGAGAAGAACTTTCAAGCGCaaccacaaaacaacaaaaggCAGAGCAAGACAGGGAAGAAGCAGAAATGAAGATTGCAGAGGTAAGTTCTACAATAACTGAGTGATTATTGAAACTTGATGAAATCCTTTTTGCTTGAAAAGAGTGATTTATCAAAAATCAAAAGTCAtatatgcatgtacatgtatgttaactCTTAATAATACATTGTATTATTATGGTGCCCATTAAAACACATAATTCTCAATTCAGCTCAAAGAAGACATTCAAATGCGAAGTAACGAGGCACAGCGAGAGGCaaggaaaaaggagaaaattgaGAAGGagttgaaacaaacaaagaatgactTGGAAGCCAGGAATGCTGAACTAAGGACAAAAACAGGAAATCTGCAGCGGGCACAGGAAGATATCACCAAGCTTGAACAACAGCTGAAAGAACAAAGGGTGAGCTTGTGAAATTTTCTTGAAATACCATGtgtgttaataataatattattatttctgtgtTTTGGTACAAGTGGCTGACAAATGGTTATGATAATATCAGCTCTTAAAATCTAAACAGACACTTCCAGATAAACACAAGCTACAGGTAAAGTAATGTTAAGTACTTTCTATACAATTTTTGGTGCAAGGTCTAATTAGTTACATATTACAGCATTTCTGGGTCATGTACAGTTGCTAAATCAATTTTTCCCCTCttatttattcaagttggcATTTTGGTTTTATGTTGATAATGTgaacaaaaacatacatgtGCTGGTGAAAAGTTGAAAGAAACTGATGCCtgcaaaaaaaatcaattattattttttattgaatgcAGTTTTCCGAAAAACATACAGTGTACATTGCACAAACCAGTGTCAAGTCTGAAAAGCATTCTGGTTTTTTGCAGCATATGTTAGTAACAATGCCAACTAAACAGACTCCCTCATTCTTACTGCCCTAATAAGGAAGCACCTTCGTACTCAGCATATCGCTACTTGAGGGTGCGCTGCCTGGATAATtttatgaagtgatagataaccaacgaggcgccgAGTTGggtataatcattttatatccagcaagcccaaatagatcaacaactcttccatgcTGATTTCTACCTTGGTCAAATCCTGGTCCAATCAGCTTTTGtctgccattttttctcagagctgcaaaactGTTTTCAGCTTGCTTTATTGCTGATGTGTTCCTTGACCCTATTAGATACAGCAGGTATAATTTGAACTAAATCGCTTGTGTCTggtgagccaatgaaaatgctggaaatctgatatccgtagttcagtttttaataatagttATTTATTAGGAGCGTAGGAGCTCAtctattttttctgtttttgtgtcagattttgaatgaaaaagcCATGAAAGACACTGACCTGCTGAATGCACGACTGACCAAAGTCCAGCAGGATTTTGATCAGCAGCTGCTGAACTGTGATCAGTTAGCAACAGAAAACACACAGAAGGCTGCTGAGCTGAAAGCAAAGGAAGATGAAATCAATGGTCTTAAACAGGACACAGTGCGActgacaaaaatgcgagaagcaatccaaagaaaattaagaacCATTGAAGATCAAAAAATGGAGGTGGAGCAACAGAAGGAGACACTAAAAGGACAAATTGCAGGATTAGAAAAAGGTACATGAATTATCAAGTACATAGTTTGCCCTTATTGATGATTGAGAGTGCAGTTCCTTGTTTGCTTTGTCTGTAAGCACCTATAAGCACATGAAGCAAACGAAAACAAATGACTTCTACATTTTAGGCAGAGTGCTAAAATCATTGCTCAAATTGACAAAGCTACAATGTACCCACTCTTCCTTAAGTATTCTTATTATAAACCACAAAACCTCAAAGGCTTTCTCTTTGGTCTGTAAGGGAAGATGATTGACAACttccgtcggcttcctgggagaatactctctagagagtaaaggaacttccgatgttaaataaggtgtacctttacctttacctaactGTACAAACCTTAGTGGTGGCTCTGCATAAATAttatatgtatgggttattgaccaagcgtgaggtcaagatgactggatattggccaagttctttttttgcatgtttccataaacacgcaaaaaaagaacgaggccaatatccagtcatcttgaccgaacaatcttggtcaataaaggatttattatatgacttaaaacaccaaaaaatgatctttgatcttgcgggaccaagcgagaaatcccgagcgggcagtatcgctccatcttgcccgctcgggtagccaatcagagcgcgcgatttggttcatcttgcccgctcacggagctagtcatataataaacattattaacccattgactcccgtcaaagggttaaaataatGTACATAATAACTTATGCCCGTAATTCTAGCCAAAGGAGAAAATTAAACCGCTAAGCCTAATATTAGAGTTTGACAATTTCCCTATTACTGTCTTAACTGTTGTCGTGCAAAGATTTCCCTGTGCGGGATATGTCAAGGTGCTGGGCCTTGGCAAACTGGCTGCATTTTTGCACTACATGTATCTTAGTCATGCACATTAGCTTGTCAAACCAGGCCCTTAActtaatgtgtttttttttaaatctattGTAACATTAGTCTTTTCATTTCTCCAGAACTTGAATCAAGTAAGAAACAGGCTGAAGCCGACAAAAAAGCCATTGATGATCTTGTTCGTGAGCGAGATATTCTTAACAAGGTACAATTAGTTGATGAAAACATAACATATTTACTGCATGGCCCTGCTTTGAGCTTTTTTGTGTTAGTATGAAGTGCTAacccttgttttgtttttgctaacTGCAGAACTTACTTAAAGCAGCTGGTGCAACACAAAAACAGCTTGGCCTCGTTCGATTACATGAACAAACCAAGAAGAACTTGGAGCAAGAAATTCAGGTCAGAATAACGCTATTTGACTCTTCTGAAAAACTTGCTGGCATAGTGGAGGATGAATGTTTTCGTCTCCCCTAAAAAGCCAGGCCCAGTTTTTTTATTACATCCCCCAAAAGGGgaaacccttttttagacattcataataacctaggttgaaacaaattaACGTGAAAGTTCAATTTGACTGCAacgtacagtgtacatgtagtttaccGGTACAGCTGTTTTATGGAGGACATGAATGTAGATTGGAGGGAGACGTCACAAGATACTTGATACGAATGAGAGGGCTTCAAACTTTGAATTTGTAACGTTTGAAGACTATCCAAGTTTACCAACAATAAGATTGTTCTCTTAGGTGATGTCGAGACTTTCATTAACTTCACAGGGATGAACATGAGAAAAACGTGTTGCCAAGGCCATCACGTTAGTGTGCAGGCTAACCCGTCTATTGTTCTTTGTCTTGCAGAATTATAAAGATGAAGCCCAAAAGCAGCGCAAGATTATCTATCAACTAGAAAAGGAACGAGATCGCTACATTAATGAAGCCAGTGAACTCACTCAGAAGGTTCTACAACACATGGAGGATGTCAAAATTCGTGAGATGCAGATTTTTGATTACAAGAAGAAAATCGCTGAGGCTGAGACAAAACTCAAGCAACAACAGGTGTGGTAGCCTTTTAAACGATGTGAAGAGCTGAAGGAAATATAGGGATCTGGGGCACTTTCCATTCGACCAgaagtttttgttgaaaatttcgATTATTTTCATGGGgtgtccggaaaactaagacctaagacctaagacccggaaaactaagacccggaaacctaagacccggaaaactaagacccttttcattttagttctcaaagcaatccctgggccgtttaaaaaggcgcaaacatataataaataaatgcgaaggaaatcgggaataaatcacgcgcaaagcagcaaataagccatagaaaagaacggcaccaaaaaaccctgtattcctgaaagaaatcttatgtatatccaaaaaattaagatcgattttgagacgacaagAAGGCTTTATACtgacggcgttgggagaaaatctagcaATGCTTGATAATTCTTCACCGCAAATcatgtcacgccaggcgagtcaaggccacatgacaatcccgcatttcatcagaaaggaaaaataaatcgttgttctaaaatgtCTCTCCTGTAACTGAacgaattgttcatttgttcttcggaaaTTACTGGCAGTCAGGTGAtacgtcctgttggaaatcaacggcGGAATCTCTGTCGTGAGCGCGTGTAAACAAATAGTAAGGTCAACAGATTGGGACTGAGAGGGGTGGGAAGCAGGAAGCTCTAACTTGGCGTCTGTGCATTGAATTAAAAGGTAACAAAGGTAATAATGTAAAGCGTATTTAATTGAACGATCAAAGGCTTATTCGGTTCTATGATAAGTGGAACCTCCTCTTGCAGTCGCATAAACATCTCTGAAATTTTGCTGAGCTtattcaaaaattaaaaaaaaaatcatgggtGTCAGTTAGGCCTTGTCCCGAAAGATTAGTACACGGTATTAAGATCTCTGTAAGAATCACATGGCAATGTTATGGAGGGTTTTAAAACATTGAGAACCTTTACATATCAATTTGCTTATGGACAtattaaaatcaaaatatttttagattttcaaaacagaacGAACGTGCTCGGACTTTCTAACAAAGGTCCCCGAGTTCCAGCCGTACAATATAAGTACcaaaaacaagaataaaatgaaaagggtcttagttttccgggtcttaggtattagttttccgggtcttagttttccggattTTTAGTGGGGaatccggaaaactaagacctgacaCCTAACACTTAACCCGAAATATTCCAACATAATGGCGGTTGGAACTAAGCAGATTCCCTTAAATTGTACTACATTTGGATGCTGGATCTGCCttttttacgaaaacagtgCCACCAGCGCGATTTGCAGTAGGGCATGTGACCCtgtgttgacctttgaatttgtttacaagggctcgtgacagagctcgatcaaagaaaaacccgtcgttgatttccaacaggacgtaacacccgactggcaataatttccgaagaacaaatgaacaattggttcagttgcaggcgaggcattttagaacaacgatttcttttcctttctgaaATGCGAGATTGTCATGCGgccttgactcgcctggcgtgacattcgcggttgtggcgtgaataattatcaagcaaacgcTGCTAGATTTTCTTCCAACGCCgtcattataaagccttcttgtcgtctcaaaatcgatcttaattttttggatatacataaaatttctttcaggaatacagggttttttggtgccgttcttttctatggcttatttgctgctttgcgcgtgatttattcccgatttccttcgcatttatttattatgtgtttgcgcctttttaaacggcccagggattgctttgagaactaaaatgaaaagggtcttagttttccgggtcttaggtttccgggtcttaggtttccgggtcttagttttccgggtcttaggtcttagttttccgggtcttaggtcttaggtcttaggtcttagttttccggacaAATATCCGGTTGGCCGCTCGAAACCAATCACATCGTCGAgtttttcccaaaatgtttaagTGCGatataatattaaaaataaagcAGCAATTGTGCCCAAGGAGAAATGAATCAATGGAACGGGAGTTTTGCGGTTGTTCCGGGATTACGGACCTTCGACGTATACCCAAGCTTCCGAACTTTTTTTCCAGAATATTTCCGTCCCGGATTTCCGTTCCGTTCTATTCCTTTCCcagtttttttgaaaactttttgtcGAATGGGAAGCACGAAAAAGCCAATTgcctttaaaattttttttttcgttcgtTTTACTCCAACTAAGAAGTTTATTCATTTTACTGAGGATTCAGTTAAATACAGGATCGGTTCGTTAAATCGAGTTAAAAGCAACGTGAATGATATGTGTCAgtgcttttctttcatttgttgcTCTCGTTTGTGGTATTCTAAACCAGCAAATAGCCAACGAGTAATTTGGAGACTTAAATGGAACTACGTGTATTTGGGTTGCAGAATCTTTATGAAGCTGTGCGCAGCGACCGTAACTTGTACAGCAAGAACCTGATCGAGTCTCAGGACGAGATCACGGAGATGAAACGCAAACTTAAGATCATGAATCATCAGATCGATCAACTGAAGGAGGAGATCATGGCAAAAGAAGCAGCGTTGGTCAAAGAACACTTAGAACATCAGAGAGTAGAGAAGGAGAAGGACGCTCTGAAAGCTGAACTTCAAAGAATGAAACAACAAGCTGCAGAATCCAAGGCCTACATCGAACAACAGGAGGTGGAAGAGAGAAAGCTACTTAAGATCATAGCTGAAGCTGATGCCGAGAGACTCAGACAAAAGAAGGAACTTGACCAGGTAGGGGCTGTTATTGAGCGGGGCGCACAGTCGAAGGGAAAGGCATCCAGCGGGTTTAAAGTTTATTGTATCACAAGTGAAAAGTGGAGGGCAAGTTGTATATGAGGAATTGATAACGTAGATGGGAAACTGCGACGGGCGAAAGGACAAGCGTAAAATCAAAGTCCTAGGCAGGATTcgaacttaaaggggctagggcacgctattttaggcattttcagcactgatcgaatggtcatagaattaactaaaatatcaaaataactgttcaaaactatagaagaactctaacaaaacacagggaagtcaagaagggacatggatggacaaaactggagaggattgaaatggattgagtttgggtaaatttgaaaaacgtcggcccaccttttttcaaatttatatcagtctatatcaaaatgtcatttacaaagcttgaaaatcattctcagttgttatgtggccgtgatttgcaaatgaaagactcttgctctgccgatatgacgtttagagctcataattaacaaaattaaacaaaaaattacctaaaatagcgtgacctggCACCTTTAAGACCTCCGTAACACTACCCATTGATCTACTTTCACTCCTAGGGAGCTAGGTCGTTTATctaggtcctgaatggacaGGGTGTCCCGCTTGTCTGCGGGCTCTACAAAGTCACAGGCCTACAAACATCTATAGTTGCATTTGGTAACATAGTTTTGTTTGCTTGATATGCTGAATAGGTAATAAGTGAAAGAGATATACTGGGAACACAGCTCGTTAGAAGAAACGACGAACTTGCCTTGTTGTACGAAAAGATAAAGATTCAACAATCAACTCTTAACAAAGGTTAGTTCTTTGCTATTCAAGCAGATTTTTTCCCCAAGCCCACGGGGTCTGTACCGCACTATCTACACGTATATTCTTCTGCTCTGAAAAATGTAAAATCACCCAGCTAATTGGTGGAATGATTAAATGCCTGTCTTCTTAGTCAAAAATCTAATGAACTTAAAACTGAGCGACAGTAACTTTTCGAATAATGTCTCAAAGTTTTAATGCGGCTTTTTTCTGTCCAGGTGAGATTCAGTATCGACAGAGACTAGAAGATATCCGATTGCTGAAGCTTGAAATCAAGAAACTTCGCAGGGAAAAGAATATTCTTACAAAAAGCGTGTCAAATGTGGAAGACCTAAGGTAGGACAACCAACGGCTAAGAGTCCTTATTGGTTTGGCGTTAATCTTTGATGAGAACCATTTTGGATACTTGATtcacaattcagttttgtccaCTAAGCTGAGTTAAAGTCAGGGGCCTGATCTGTTTTTGCCAGTTGCCTTATGTCTTTGTACCGCAGTCAAAGCTTTTGTTACCTTGGTAGCAAGAGAAATGGCAGTATAGTCTTGAACGTGGGATCCCCGGGTCACACTGCCTCCTAAGGCGTCCTCTTGATTGCAGTGCGTCCGCCCTTTTGAAATGAGCGGCGTGGACGCTGAGTACGAGATTTGTTTATATCGCATGATGTGCGCAAGAAATTGTGCGCCATACTTCGTGAATGGAAAAAACTCGTGAATTTTACACCATTCCGCCCATGGCTTTTAAACGAgttgttgtttgttatttagGCGATTAATGTGAACAGATTCAATAGCTCATTGTGGAAATAACTGGTGAACGAACACGAGTATTGACTAAGCACTTATTTTATTTGTGCTGAATATGAACAAATTTGGTCCCTGAATGAAATACGAAAGCCGAATGTGaatcaaaaaaatataaatcgaCACTGAATGTGACAGGATCCTTTGGATGAAtgtgaataaaaattaaatcctaaattttgcaccatttcgcTTACTCTGTACTTCGCGAGTTTGTTTGGTCAATTAAATCAATCAAGCTTACATATCTGAGTACAATGTACAGATGCGTCACTAATAATTActgcaaataaaacaaaatcaaattgaaCAGATTGAATCAAATTTTGGCGAGAGAAATTTATGATCGAGGTGATGATGAGAGAGAGATCATCTAGGCGTGTAAACCGTGGATGATTTTGTTTAACTTATGTGTTTAGGCGCGAAGTTTATCACACGCAACGAGAGCTTCTCAGAGAGCGAACTCGTTGCAAAGCCCTGGAAGAAGAGCTGGAAAACCCTATGAACATTCACAGATGGAGAAAACTCGAGGTAAGTGAACTGATTGGGCTTAACTTGTAATTTATTAAGAAGTCATGcgcaaatttttgttttacaatttattttacaGCGCATTTTCTAACAATGAATTTGTTAGAAATCAATTTGTGGCATAAAACAGTATTTTTTGAGTGTGGTGGGAAGAGGGCCCAGTTACTAAGGAgaagtatttatttttatttgaatcaTCAGATCGCTTTGAGCGTAGAGTGATAATGATTTCTTTAAATTAGCCTTTCCTAACAGTCCGAAACTTTCTTACCAGGACACTTGAGTGAAGTGGTAATTTGTAGAGATTGTCGTAAAAAAAAAGGTCCACGAATAGAATTTAATACTTAAAATACACATCAAGACTCGTATAGATTTTACTGATAGCCCTTACAGCCAATAACATCTTACCATGCCCAACGAAACAGTCCTCAGGACTACATTGTTGCGGACGGTCTTTGTTCATCAAGTTATCATATGCATCCTGTGTTCAAAGCATTTTCAATAATGGTTTGTCTTGTTACTTTTATCAGGGAAGCGACCCCAGCACATATGAAATGATCCAAAAAATTCAGACCTTACAAAGACGACTTATACAAAAGACAGAAGAGGTATGGTAGCTAAAGGTGTTCAACGTTTGAAATAAGCCCAATAAAAGACGATATTCGTGTGGCACAAATCTGAACGTAGCAACCGCGCGTAAGTTTCACGCCAATCAAGGAAATTCACGTGAGATTGTTGTGGGTACGACCTCCTTCAAACGTGGTCCGAAGCACTCGGTGGACGGTCCGAACCGACACGAACCGTTCCATTCGACTTCCGACCGAAATTTCCAGACTTGTTGGCTCAATGGAAAAAACTTATTGTTGTTGACACTGCAAAATAATGTTGAGGCACAACTGGGTTCAGTTACGCTTCTTTGTGCACAgcatacacctttttccaaaatggccgccatttagatattcttttttattcaaattagaccttgatgcctcgttcaaggcaaaatattcttttgaattttaagcttaagaactcGAAGGCAtgaagggctaatttgaataagaacaaaagaatatttaaatggcggccattttggaaaaatggTGAATTGTGTTGGGTGAGATGAGCGAAGTAGGAAATTGTCAGCCTACTTTTGAGGTTATAATCGAAAGGACGAAACATGAGAAAGGCTTTCTACACTTTTTGTCGAGGAGCTTTTCGTGCCATGACCTGCAGCGTGAAAACATCAACACGAGAATGCCGGAGTGAACTGAGTACTATTTCACCAAAccagcgaattgctttggccaatcacaacacagGCAGATAATGAAATGAACCAACTGATCACGCAAAAACCAAAGTAAAGCAATTGAAAAAAGAACTTTAGACATTCAACTGAATACCATG containing:
- the LOC138006946 gene encoding cilia- and flagella-associated protein 58-like; its protein translation is MDTDKKPQELKEKPAIEENAFEALERDFQEVLGELMGDKSLEKFRVEYEKLHRALKKSHESEKRLMQKCRELNAEIVANASKVQTALKLSQEDQTTIASLKKEIEKAWKMVDAAHDKEQRARETIQSLKLEIANLSKLVEQGAGLTMGQDHSVNELLKIKDELTKDRDEKFSEITKMREELSSATTKQQKAEQDREEAEMKIAELKEDIQMRSNEAQREARKKEKIEKELKQTKNDLEARNAELRTKTGNLQRAQEDITKLEQQLKEQRILNEKAMKDTDLLNARLTKVQQDFDQQLLNCDQLATENTQKAAELKAKEDEINGLKQDTVRLTKMREAIQRKLRTIEDQKMEVEQQKETLKGQIAGLEKELESSKKQAEADKKAIDDLVRERDILNKNLLKAAGATQKQLGLVRLHEQTKKNLEQEIQNYKDEAQKQRKIIYQLEKERDRYINEASELTQKVLQHMEDVKIREMQIFDYKKKIAEAETKLKQQQNLYEAVRSDRNLYSKNLIESQDEITEMKRKLKIMNHQIDQLKEEIMAKEAALVKEHLEHQRVEKEKDALKAELQRMKQQAAESKAYIEQQEVEERKLLKIIAEADAERLRQKKELDQVISERDILGTQLVRRNDELALLYEKIKIQQSTLNKGEIQYRQRLEDIRLLKLEIKKLRREKNILTKSVSNVEDLRREVYHTQRELLRERTRCKALEEELENPMNIHRWRKLEGSDPSTYEMIQKIQTLQRRLIQKTEEVVEKELLIQEKEKLYMELKQILARQPGPEVAEQLSLYQQTLKEKTKQMKGMSSELNMYEAQVKEYKYEIERLAKELQEVKKKFYMQKRKEQQARERDRAYQQAAGPAFSPQRTDGPRFTGGGFNLKPPAKAVA